GAAAGTCGACAGGTTTGGTCGCGACAAAGATCTGCACGCCATGCGACGGATGGATCACAGCGCAGCCGCGATCTCAGCGATGCGGGCCGCAGGCGTATCGGCGGCCAAGCGGATCGTTACTCCACCTTTGAGCAACTCAACGCTGGTCAAAGTGATGGGTCGTGTTGGAAGCACTTCAAGCGCCTTAGGGTTTGCAATCTGCACGGGCACAAAATCCATCCCATCCAAGTTGGGTAAAACAAGTTTACCCGTCCGCGCCATACGTCGCCAATCTGAAACGCTGCTGGGTATCAAACCATATCGCTTGGCCACCCCATTTACAGTCGCGCCCTCAATCAACGTTTCCGCAACAATCCGCGCCTTCAGTTCAAGAGGCCAGCGTCGCTTTCCGTCTGAACTGCGTGGAATCCTTGTGAGAAACTCATTCGTAGCTTCCATAGAGAAACTCCCTCCAAATTTATGAAGGGACGGAATCGCATATTAACCACCCAAGGGGAATGTGGGGTCAAACCAACGGTTACATTTAGCCACAATCCTCCAAACGTTTCCTTATGCTTCCACAGTGCTTCCAGTGTTGTTTTTCGAACGCAAGAAGCCCCGCAAGCGGGGTTCATAACGTGTTGATATGTTTAGTAATTATTGGTTGCGGGAGTCAGATTTGAACTGACGACCTTCAGGTTATGAGCCTGACGAGCTACCGGGCTGCTCCATCCCGCGACGCTTAGGCTTGTTGCCTTAGTTCGCATCCCAGTTTCTGTATTTTCTGGGATTTGAGGGATCGTTTGAGAGATACGTGTTATGTTTCTTACTAGGTTTGGCGGCGACCTACTCTCCCACGTCTTAAGACGCAGTACCATTGGCGCAACAGTGCTTAACTGCCGAGTTCGGGATGGGATCGGGTGTTTCACTTGTGCCATGACCACCAAACCGAGAAAGAAACACAACACACAGTTTTAACTATCAGATTTAGTTTCACTTAAAAAAGTGTAGCTTTTGATTATTCCGCCTGAACCCTTACCAAACTTACGTTCGGGGGTCAGGTTTGTAGAAGTCTATCTTCTACTGGATCAAATCAAGCCTATCGGGCAATTAGTATCAGTCAACTGAGTGCGTTACCGCACTTACATCTCTGACCTATCGACGAGGTGGTCTACCTCGGCCCTC
This Falsihalocynthiibacter arcticus DNA region includes the following protein-coding sequences:
- a CDS encoding transposase, whose product is MEATNEFLTRIPRSSDGKRRWPLELKARIVAETLIEGATVNGVAKRYGLIPSSVSDWRRMARTGKLVLPNLDGMDFVPVQIANPKALEVLPTRPITLTSVELLKGGVTIRLAADTPAARIAEIAAAL